The DNA window atagataaacaataaaatggtcacgtttttttctttaaatagactCTAAACCTTTCCAGACTTGTAGGAAATCTGTTGCTGTGTAATACAGTGGAAAGAATTATGTGATCTAATGCTCAAATAATCTATGGGAGGACTTTGGAtgtaaaaatgtttcttaatgtGTTTTCCAGATATCTGTGACCTTTTGGAATTGTccctcccctcacacacacacttaattttAAGGCTCTTATATTGGTTGGGTTCAGCCATAGAAATTAATGAAGTAGAATGCTTGAATTGaataaactggaagaaaatatctctCCCTAGTAAGCCATTATCAatataacaaaaacaatttatggaaactcAGTTCCCAAATGGTGATATGCTCTAGGTGGGAAATGACATATTAATGTAAATATGTTAATAAAGAGTTATAGTATTATAATTAtcaaataattagaaatagtAGTATCTATGTAACACAAAGTAtgttaaacataattttaatgtttctttgatTCACTCAGGAGGTTATGGTTGTGTAGACATTCTGGTTAAAAGTATTGCATGTGTCATTTTAGTGTTTTgtaagatatttttcttaatactttCTCCCAGCATTTACAATATAGAGTATTCTACATTGTATTAGCACCTCTCATGGTGTTCTACGTATAGTAGTCACATCGGTAAGTTTACCAAAACTGCCAACAATTTGATATGCTAAGGAAACAAGATTCTGATTGATTCTATctgtttctttcagaaaaatcACCACCCATTTAATGGAATTTTATCTGATTCTGTAGATCAGATTTCTTTATTCTGGATATCATGATAACAATACAGGAAGTATGTACTATTTCTCATTTCTGCAAGTAGTCTTCActgctgaaagaagaaattttttaatctGTAGCAGAGTTCATCTTGGTCCATCTTTAATGgaaattctgattttgtttttaatttttgataacCTTTTGCTAAAGGTATGAACAACCAAAGAACTTATCTTGTTAGGCAAGTCCACATTAATAAGAATGCCTAGAAGAGGATTGATTCTTCAGACCCGGACCCACTGGCTACTGTTGGGTCTTGCTTTACTCTGCAGTTTGGTATTATTTTTGTACCTTCTGGAGTGTGCCCCCCAGACTGATGGAAATGCACCTCTTCCTGGTGTTATTGGGGAAAATTATGGTAAAGAGTATTATCAAGCCCTCCTACAGGAGCAAGAAGAACATTATCAAACCAGGGCTACCAGTCTAAAACGTCAAATTGCCCAACTAAAACAAGAATTGCAAGAAATGAGTGAGAAGATGAGATCAttgcaagagagaaaaaatgtaGGGGCTAATGGCATAGGCTATCAAGGCAACAAAGAACAAACACCTAGTGATCTTTTAGAATTTCTTCACTCCCAAATTGACAAAGCTGAAGTTAGCATAGGAGCTAAATTACCTAGTGAGTATGGAGTCATTCCCTTTGAAAGTTTTACCTTAATGAAAGTATTCCAGTTGGAAATGGGTCTCACTCGCCATCCTGAAGAAAAGCCAGTTAGAAAAGACAAGCGAGATGAATTGGTAGAAGTTATTGAAGCTGGCTTGGAGGTCATTAATAATCCTGATGAAGATGATGAGCAGGAAGATGAGGAAGGTCCCCTTGGAGAGAAAATGATATTTAATGAAAATGACTTCATCGAAGGTAATGTGAAAAATATGTTGGTCCATAGTTACATTAATTGACAATGCTATTATTCTATGCTGGTAATATAAGTCAGTCATTATTTACAGTGTTGAAATATTTGAGTTTTTACCCACTGCATTCCACCAAGAATTtgaagtggctttttaaaaaaagttataatgCGACCGTAATAACATAGAGGACCAGGGAAATAGAATAAATCTaagtttatatagaaaaatactGTATAGGGCTCAAGTTGAAGGGCTCTTAGGGCTATGTATGTATTTGTACATGTATGCTTTTGCATTCCTCTCTTAGCTGGTCTTGATgttccttttttgtatttttcaaaatgtatggACTAAGGTTCATGATTTGAAAACCATttgataaaggaaagaaaaaaccctaATTTAGTAGATTGATGGTTATTCTATATTTTAGAGGGAGGAGAAGCACATGTCAGAACATCAAGGGGGCATATATAGTTTTGAAAAGCATATTTGGTATttggaaaagtaaagaaataaccTATTTTCCTAATACAGACTGCAGAAAGGGCATGGGATGTATACATATCAAGATGGAGTATGACTCAAAAGTTGAGGAACACTTCTGTAAACTTAAGATATTTCCTGAttgatagaaatagaaatacagatCCCCACCCATCTCCATCTTAATACTTCCTGCTAGATATTTAATTATAAACTTAAAACCATTTTGGATATAAATCTCTCTTGAAAGTTCTCTTTGCTTGAATTATGAACAGTATACCACATGTAGTTTCTTTGGCCTTGAATCATCATGAATGGTACTTGCTATACTACAATATAGTAGTACCTTGAGACCTTTGGAGGCCATCAGGGAGGGCATTGTGCTTTTCCATGGTACTGTAGCTGTCTTCGTTGTAGCCACTTCTTTTCTCTGTTGTCACTTACTGCAATTTTGGATGGGTTGTTTCTCTCAAAAATTCTTCTAATTTTTCTGCAAGCTCAGCTTTTTGTCTTTTCACCATATTTGTAGCTT is part of the Ursus arctos isolate Adak ecotype North America unplaced genomic scaffold, UrsArc2.0 scaffold_7, whole genome shotgun sequence genome and encodes:
- the CSGALNACT2 gene encoding chondroitin sulfate N-acetylgalactosaminyltransferase 2 isoform X3 — protein: MPRRGLILQTRTHWLLLGLALLCSLVLFLYLLECAPQTDGNAPLPGVIGENYGKEYYQALLQEQEEHYQTRATSLKRQIAQLKQELQEMSEKMRSLQERKNVGANGIGYQGNKEQTPSDLLEFLHSQIDKAEVSIGAKLPSEYGVIPFESFTLMKVFQLEMGLTRHPEEKPVRKDKRDELVEVIEAGLEVINNPDEDDEQEDEEGPLGEKMIFNENDFIEGYYRTERDKGTQYELFFKKADLMEYRHVTLFRPFGPLMKVKSEMIDITRSIINIIVPLAERTEAFAQFMQNFRDVCIHQDKRIHLTVVYFGKEGLSKVKSILESVTSESNFHNYTLVSLNEEFNRGRGLNVGARAWDKGEVLMFFCDVDIYFSAEFLNSCRLNAEPGSQKGFWLLARFWVWNDLSVSIRFPDHWWI
- the CSGALNACT2 gene encoding chondroitin sulfate N-acetylgalactosaminyltransferase 2 isoform X2 codes for the protein MPRRGLILQTRTHWLLLGLALLCSLVLFLYLLECAPQTDGNAPLPGVIGENYGKEYYQALLQEQEEHYQTRATSLKRQIAQLKQELQEMSEKMRSLQERKNVGANGIGYQGNKEQTPSDLLEFLHSQIDKAEVSIGAKLPSEYGVIPFESFTLMKVFQLEMGLTRHPEEKPVRKDKRDELVEVIEAGLEVINNPDEDDEQEDEEGPLGEKMIFNENDFIEGYYRTERDKGTQYELFFKKADLMEYRHVTLFRPFGPLMKVKSEMIDITRSIINIIVPLAERTEAFAQFMQNFRDVCIHQDKRIHLTVVYFGKEGLSKVKSILESVTSCGHSLRVQIWPAILLESFN
- the CSGALNACT2 gene encoding chondroitin sulfate N-acetylgalactosaminyltransferase 2 isoform X4 encodes the protein MPRRGLILQTRTHWLLLGLALLCSLVLFLYLLECAPQTDGNAPLPGVIGENYGKEYYQALLQEQEEHYQTRATSLKRQIAQLKQELQEMSEKMRSLQERKNVGANGIGYQGNKEQTPSDLLEFLHSQIDKAEVSIGAKLPSEYGVIPFESFTLMKVFQLEMGLTRHPEEKPVRKDKRDELVEVIEAGLEVINNPDEDDEQEDEEGPLGEKMIFNENDFIEGYYRTERDKGTQYELFFKKADLMEYRHVTLFRPFGPLMKVKSEMIDITRSIINIIVPLAERTEAFAQFMQNFRDVCIHQDKRIHLTVVYFGKEGLSKVKSILESVTRLASSTCEVYGCWRLWAHIFSALPSERKELSPRSS